The Triticum aestivum cultivar Chinese Spring chromosome 7B, IWGSC CS RefSeq v2.1, whole genome shotgun sequence genome window below encodes:
- the LOC123155552 gene encoding protein NRT1/ PTR FAMILY 8.3 isoform X1 — MLLHSSECMCFFAVAKNLVTYLTTVLHESNVDAARNVSTWIGSCFLTPVIGAFLADSYWGRYTTIAVFLSVYIIGMLIMTSSAALPFFLPRSSDESGGVHPAAVYLGLYLVALGTGGIKPCAAALGADQFDGADPKERVAKGSFFNWYYFSINIGSLLASTLLVWVQDNIGWTVGFGIPTVLIGFGLAVFVAGGRIYRYKPLGRGGSPLARVFQVVVAATRNCRLELPDDSSALHENDRGEHTSQFTFFDKAAIVLPSSEKKGPWRLCTVSQVEELKTLLRMSPVWASLLIFFAVTGQMSSTLIEQGMAMDKRVGAFVVSPASLSTFDVISVLVWVPIYDAVLVPLARRVTGEDRGFTQLQRIGVGLALSAAGMAYAALIETRRLAAPASSMSIMWQAPCYFVLGAAEVFTSIGMLEFFYDQFPGSMKSLGSALALLAIAGGNYLNSVLLGAVASTTGWIADNLDQGHLDYFFWFMAGLSVLNLLQFVYCSTRYKSIDQL; from the exons ATGCTTCTTCATTCTAG TGAATGCATGTGCTTCTTCGCCGTCGCCAAGAACTTGGTCACCTACCTTACGACGGTGCTCCATGAGAGCAACGTCGACGCTGCGAGGAATGTGTCGACCTGGATCGGCAGCTGCTTCCTCACGCCGGTCATCGGAGCCTTCTTGGCCGACTCTTATTGGGGAAGATACACCACAATTGCAGTTTTCCTGTCGGTTTACATCATT GGGATGCTCATCATGACATCATCGGCGGCGCTTCCGTTTTTCCTTCCGCGTTCCTCCGACGAGAGTGGTGGTGTCCATCCTGCCGCCGTCTACCTTGGGCTCTACCTTGTTGCCCTCGGCACAGGTGGAATCAAACCCTGTGCCGCGGCCTTGGGCGCTGATCAGTTCGACGGCGCCGACCCAAAGGAGCGGGTGGCCAAGGGCTCCTTCTTCAACTGGTACTACTTCTCGATCAACATTGGCTCGCTGCTGGCGTCGACCTTGCTCGTATGGGTGCAGGATAACATCGGGTGGACCGTCGGGTTCGGGATCCCGACGGTCCTCATAGGATTCGGCCTAGCCGTGTTCGTCGCCGGGGGGAGGATTTACAGGTACAAGCCACTAGGACGGGGAGGTAGCCCGCTGGCGAGGGTCTTCCAGGTGGTTGTGGCAGCCACGAGGAATTGCCGTCTCGAGCTGCCCGATGATTCCTCGGCCCTGCACGAAAATGACAGAGGTGAGCATACAAGTCAATTCACGTTCTTTGACAAGGCTGCGATCGTGCTGCCGTCGTCGGAGAAGAAGGGCCCGTGGCGGCTCTGCACGGTGTCGCAGGTCGAGGAGCTGAAGACGCTGCTGCGGATGTCTCCCGTCTGGGCGTCGCTGCTCATCTTCTTCGCGGTCACCGGGCAGATGTCGTCCACGCTTATCGAGCAGGGCATGGCTATGGACAAGCGCGTCGGCGCCTTTGTTGTGTCGCCTGCGTCCCTGTCTACCTTCGACGTCATCAGCGTCCTGGTCTGGGTTCCTATTTATGACGCCGTCCTGGTGCCGCTCGCCCGGCGTGTCACCGGCGAGGACAGGGGCTTCACGCAGCTCCAGCGCATTGGTGTCGGCCTGGCACTGTCCGCGGCCGGCATGGCGTACGCTGCGTTGATTGAGACAAGGCGGCTGGCGGCGCCGGCGAGCTCGATGAGCATCATGTGGCAGGCGCCGTGCTACTTCGTGCTGGGCGCGGCCGAGGTGTTCACCAGCATCGGCATGCTCGAGTTCTTCTACGATCAGTTCCCAGGGTCCATGAAGAGCCTCGGCTCGGCGCTCGCGCTGCTCGCCATCGCTGGCGGTAACTACCTCAACTCTGTCCTACTCGGCGCTGTCGCGTCCACCACCGGGTGGATCGCGGACAATCTCGACCAAGGTCACCTTGACTACTTCTTCTGGTTCATGGCTGGTCTCAGCGTGCTCAACCTGTTGCAGTTCGTCTACTGCTCGACCAGATACAAAAGCATAGATCAGCTTTAG
- the LOC123155552 gene encoding protein NRT1/ PTR FAMILY 8.3 isoform X2 yields the protein MEATDEERPLLSQHPQDECSRYTSDGTVDFYRQPALKQSTGNWRACFFILGAEFSECMCFFAVAKNLVTYLTTVLHESNVDAARNVSTWIGSCFLTPVIGAFLADSYWGRYTTIAVFLSVYIIGMLIMTSSAALPFFLPRSSDESGGVHPAAVYLGLYLVALGTGGIKPCAAALGADQFDGADPKERVAKGSFFNWYYFSINIGSLLASTLLVWVQDNIGWTVGFGIPTVLIGFGLAVFVAGGRIYRYKPLGRGGSPLARVFQVVVAATRNCRLELPDDSSALHENDRGEHTSQFTFFDKAAIVLPSSEKKGPWRLCTVSQVEELKTLLRMSPVWASLLIFFAVTGQMSSTLIEQGMAMDKRVGAFVVSPASLSTFDVISVLVWVPIYDAVLVPLARRVTGEDRGFTQLQRIGVGLALSAAGMAYAALIETRRLAAPASSMSIMWQAPCYFVLGAAEVFTSIGMLEFFYDQFPGSMKSLGSALALLAIAGGNYLNSVLLGAVASTTGWIADNLDQGHLDYFFWFMAGLSVLNLLQFVYCSTRYKSIDQL from the exons ATGGAAGCAACAGACGAGGAGAGGCCACTGCTGAGCCAGCATCCACAG GATGAATGTTCAAGGTACACGAGTGATGGAACAGTTGATTTCTACAGACAGCCCGCTCTCAAGCAGAGCACTGGCAACTGGAGAGCATGCTTCTTCATTCTAG GTGCCGAATTCAGTGAATGCATGTGCTTCTTCGCCGTCGCCAAGAACTTGGTCACCTACCTTACGACGGTGCTCCATGAGAGCAACGTCGACGCTGCGAGGAATGTGTCGACCTGGATCGGCAGCTGCTTCCTCACGCCGGTCATCGGAGCCTTCTTGGCCGACTCTTATTGGGGAAGATACACCACAATTGCAGTTTTCCTGTCGGTTTACATCATT GGGATGCTCATCATGACATCATCGGCGGCGCTTCCGTTTTTCCTTCCGCGTTCCTCCGACGAGAGTGGTGGTGTCCATCCTGCCGCCGTCTACCTTGGGCTCTACCTTGTTGCCCTCGGCACAGGTGGAATCAAACCCTGTGCCGCGGCCTTGGGCGCTGATCAGTTCGACGGCGCCGACCCAAAGGAGCGGGTGGCCAAGGGCTCCTTCTTCAACTGGTACTACTTCTCGATCAACATTGGCTCGCTGCTGGCGTCGACCTTGCTCGTATGGGTGCAGGATAACATCGGGTGGACCGTCGGGTTCGGGATCCCGACGGTCCTCATAGGATTCGGCCTAGCCGTGTTCGTCGCCGGGGGGAGGATTTACAGGTACAAGCCACTAGGACGGGGAGGTAGCCCGCTGGCGAGGGTCTTCCAGGTGGTTGTGGCAGCCACGAGGAATTGCCGTCTCGAGCTGCCCGATGATTCCTCGGCCCTGCACGAAAATGACAGAGGTGAGCATACAAGTCAATTCACGTTCTTTGACAAGGCTGCGATCGTGCTGCCGTCGTCGGAGAAGAAGGGCCCGTGGCGGCTCTGCACGGTGTCGCAGGTCGAGGAGCTGAAGACGCTGCTGCGGATGTCTCCCGTCTGGGCGTCGCTGCTCATCTTCTTCGCGGTCACCGGGCAGATGTCGTCCACGCTTATCGAGCAGGGCATGGCTATGGACAAGCGCGTCGGCGCCTTTGTTGTGTCGCCTGCGTCCCTGTCTACCTTCGACGTCATCAGCGTCCTGGTCTGGGTTCCTATTTATGACGCCGTCCTGGTGCCGCTCGCCCGGCGTGTCACCGGCGAGGACAGGGGCTTCACGCAGCTCCAGCGCATTGGTGTCGGCCTGGCACTGTCCGCGGCCGGCATGGCGTACGCTGCGTTGATTGAGACAAGGCGGCTGGCGGCGCCGGCGAGCTCGATGAGCATCATGTGGCAGGCGCCGTGCTACTTCGTGCTGGGCGCGGCCGAGGTGTTCACCAGCATCGGCATGCTCGAGTTCTTCTACGATCAGTTCCCAGGGTCCATGAAGAGCCTCGGCTCGGCGCTCGCGCTGCTCGCCATCGCTGGCGGTAACTACCTCAACTCTGTCCTACTCGGCGCTGTCGCGTCCACCACCGGGTGGATCGCGGACAATCTCGACCAAGGTCACCTTGACTACTTCTTCTGGTTCATGGCTGGTCTCAGCGTGCTCAACCTGTTGCAGTTCGTCTACTGCTCGACCAGATACAAAAGCATAGATCAGCTTTAG